In Bacteroidota bacterium, a genomic segment contains:
- a CDS encoding response regulator codes for MRRISALIVDDEPLGRESVRELLAGEKDIQIAGECSDGLEAIEQIHLKSPDLVFLDIQMPELNGFDVLAHLDREKLPAIVFVTAYDEFAIRAFDVRALDYLLKPIDPERFSATLDRVRESVAAKDPAAGKLLRKQIGQLLSEVSGSRGYREIVAVRTFKKISIVRVSDINWIQAQGDYLYLHAGGKRHLLHESLASLEKQLDPSHFIRIHRSIIVNLGRIGEILRSAEGDYVAVLPNDVKLPIGRLYRPKLLSLLRV; via the coding sequence ATGCGTAGGATCAGCGCGTTGATCGTCGACGACGAGCCTCTGGGCAGGGAGAGCGTCCGCGAACTCCTTGCGGGCGAAAAGGATATCCAGATCGCCGGCGAATGCTCCGACGGGCTTGAAGCCATCGAACAGATCCACCTGAAAAGCCCCGACCTGGTCTTTCTCGATATCCAGATGCCCGAGTTGAACGGCTTTGACGTCCTGGCGCACCTCGACCGGGAAAAACTGCCGGCCATTGTATTCGTCACCGCTTACGATGAGTTCGCGATCCGGGCCTTCGATGTGAGGGCGCTCGATTATCTTCTCAAGCCGATCGATCCGGAACGGTTTTCGGCGACGCTCGATCGCGTAAGGGAATCGGTCGCGGCAAAAGATCCCGCCGCGGGAAAGCTCCTGCGCAAACAGATCGGACAACTGCTGAGCGAAGTTTCCGGTTCCCGGGGTTACCGGGAGATCGTCGCGGTCAGGACGTTCAAAAAGATTTCGATCGTCCGGGTGAGCGATATCAACTGGATTCAGGCTCAGGGCGATTACCTCTATCTCCATGCGGGAGGCAAACGGCATCTCCTCCACGAAAGCCTCGCGAGTCTCGAGAAGCAGCTCGACCCCTCCCACTTCATACGCATCCACAGGTCGATCATCGTTAATCTCGGACGGATCGGAGAGATCCTCAGGTCCGCCGAGGGGGACTATGTCGCGGTGCTCCCGAACGATGTGAAGCTCCCCATCGGCAGACTCTACCGCCCGAAGCTCCTCTCCCTCCTGCGGGTTTAA
- a CDS encoding histidine kinase — protein MPGRLTLRWKVILLGWGLYGAYMSLESILLGAKSGRQVDITFLVFSELAYAAIWMGLTPLVLWLAERFPFSKKQWIRPLWTHLGFSLLVALCHKGIHGIILTLYRVAFEGATFSWSSPYNIMLSYFDYGIQLYWIILLLHHAYAYYARSQQNELKSIQLGKMLVESQLQALKMQLQPHFLFNSLNAIYMLIEKDPKLARSTLRKLSELLRRTLERVGAQEVRLKEELEFLALYLEIEQIRFGERLKVTISVPAALEEARVPNMILQPLVENAVKHGISKIRGEAILEISASQEDGTLELRVFNNGFGIEAEAADSGDAVEPGRQGIGIANTQARLERLYGPRQSFKLTELPGGGVAASLTIPYSTATGFALQDAPDA, from the coding sequence ATGCCCGGACGTTTAACTCTGCGATGGAAAGTCATCCTCCTCGGATGGGGCCTTTACGGCGCCTACATGTCGTTGGAGTCGATCCTCCTCGGCGCAAAGTCGGGGCGCCAGGTGGACATCACCTTCCTCGTCTTCTCCGAGCTGGCGTACGCCGCCATCTGGATGGGGCTTACCCCTCTCGTGCTCTGGCTGGCGGAGCGATTTCCGTTTTCCAAGAAACAGTGGATCCGCCCCCTCTGGACTCACCTCGGCTTTAGCCTTCTTGTGGCGCTCTGCCACAAGGGGATTCACGGGATCATCCTGACCCTCTACAGGGTGGCGTTCGAGGGCGCCACTTTTTCCTGGTCCTCGCCGTACAACATCATGCTCTCGTACTTCGACTACGGCATCCAGCTCTACTGGATCATCCTCCTGCTCCACCACGCGTATGCCTACTACGCGCGCTCCCAGCAAAACGAGTTGAAGTCGATCCAGCTTGGAAAGATGCTCGTCGAGTCGCAGCTCCAGGCTTTGAAGATGCAACTCCAGCCCCACTTCCTGTTCAATTCGCTGAACGCCATCTACATGCTGATCGAGAAGGATCCGAAACTCGCCCGCTCGACATTGCGGAAGCTGAGCGAACTTCTCCGCCGGACGCTCGAGCGCGTCGGAGCGCAGGAGGTCCGCCTGAAGGAAGAGCTGGAGTTTCTCGCGCTCTATCTCGAAATCGAGCAGATCAGGTTCGGCGAACGGTTGAAAGTCACCATCTCCGTGCCCGCGGCGCTCGAAGAGGCGCGTGTTCCGAACATGATCCTTCAGCCGCTCGTCGAAAACGCCGTCAAGCACGGGATCAGCAAGATCCGCGGCGAGGCCATATTGGAAATATCCGCTTCGCAGGAGGACGGAACGCTCGAGCTTCGCGTCTTCAACAACGGGTTTGGAATCGAGGCGGAAGCCGCCGACTCCGGAGACGCGGTCGAACCGGGGCGTCAGGGGATCGGAATTGCGAACACACAGGCGCGGCTCGAACGGCTCTATGGACCGCGGCAGTCGTTCAAATTGACCGAATTGCCCGGGGGCGGCGTGGCGGCATCGCTCACAATCCCCTACAGCACCGCGACGGGGTTTGCCCTCCAGGATGCCCCCGATGCGTAG
- a CDS encoding sugar ABC transporter permease, with protein MKSKKTGALTASGHGRAALLFLSPALLAIAVFFFIPVIAAFVLSFTDFDIYSLGDLHYARFVGLANYLHLFEDPLFWKAMLNTLYFLGVGAPLSIAVSLATALLLQSKAVRLKGLFRTAYFAPVVCTLVAVAVVWRFVYHPTSGLLNHALSWVGIAPIDWLGDSHWAMPAIILLAVWKNFGYNMIIFVAGLQNIPDELYEAASLDGAGKVQQFTSVTLPMLAPTTIFICVITMIGYFQLFAEPYVMTQGGPLNSTLSLVLLMYQHGFRWWNMGYSAALAFILFAIILAASVAQSQLRKRLSLP; from the coding sequence ATGAAGAGTAAGAAGACCGGGGCCCTGACCGCGAGCGGGCACGGCCGGGCCGCGCTTCTCTTCCTTTCCCCCGCGCTGCTTGCGATCGCGGTTTTCTTTTTTATTCCCGTGATCGCCGCGTTCGTCCTGAGCTTCACCGACTTCGACATCTACTCGCTGGGCGACCTTCACTACGCGCGGTTCGTCGGACTGGCGAACTACCTCCACCTCTTCGAGGATCCGCTCTTCTGGAAGGCGATGCTGAATACGCTCTACTTTCTCGGCGTCGGGGCTCCGCTCTCTATCGCCGTCTCGCTCGCCACCGCGTTGCTCCTCCAATCGAAGGCGGTCCGTCTGAAAGGGCTCTTCCGCACGGCGTATTTTGCCCCGGTCGTCTGCACGCTCGTGGCGGTTGCCGTCGTCTGGCGGTTTGTCTACCACCCCACCTCCGGTCTCCTGAACCATGCGCTTTCCTGGGTGGGAATCGCGCCGATCGATTGGCTGGGAGACTCCCACTGGGCAATGCCGGCGATCATCCTCCTGGCGGTCTGGAAGAATTTCGGCTACAACATGATCATATTTGTCGCCGGCCTTCAGAACATCCCGGACGAACTCTACGAGGCCGCTTCGCTCGACGGGGCGGGAAAAGTGCAGCAGTTCACCTCGGTCACGCTGCCGATGCTTGCGCCTACGACGATCTTCATCTGCGTCATCACGATGATCGGGTATTTCCAGTTGTTCGCCGAGCCGTACGTGATGACCCAGGGGGGACCGCTGAACAGCACGCTCAGCCTCGTCTTGCTCATGTACCAGCACGGGTTTCGCTGGTGGAACATGGGCTACTCGGCGGCGCTGGCGTTCATCCTCTTCGCCATCATTCTCGCGGCGTCCGTCGCACAATCGCAGTTACGAAAGAGGCTCTCGCTCCCATGA
- a CDS encoding carbohydrate ABC transporter permease, which produces MKRLTPVLLYALLTVIAAATLAPLVWMVSASLMPAGDTASFPPPFFPRRITFEHYASVLTRLNLARALFNSAFLALSVTAISLLINSMAGYAFAKYRFRGRDPLFRFLIASMFIPAQVTMLPLFLMLNKMGLVNSYAGVMIPGLASIFGIFLMRQFAMSIPDSTIEAARIDGAGDFRIYRSLILPMCKPILITLAIFTFMGTWNDFLWPLIVMTDDSMYTLPVALAGLSLEHVQDTELMMAGSVITVAPVLILFAAVQKYYIRGIMAGGLKE; this is translated from the coding sequence ATGAAGAGGCTCACACCGGTCCTTCTTTACGCATTATTGACCGTGATCGCGGCCGCAACGCTCGCGCCTCTCGTCTGGATGGTTTCGGCTTCACTGATGCCGGCCGGCGACACCGCCTCGTTTCCTCCGCCGTTCTTCCCCCGCCGGATCACGTTCGAGCACTACGCGAGCGTGCTGACCCGGTTGAACCTCGCGCGGGCTCTCTTCAACAGCGCGTTTCTGGCGTTGAGCGTGACGGCGATTTCTCTTCTGATCAATTCGATGGCGGGATATGCGTTTGCGAAGTACCGCTTCCGCGGCCGCGATCCGCTCTTCCGGTTTCTCATCGCGTCGATGTTCATACCCGCGCAGGTCACCATGCTGCCCCTTTTCCTCATGCTCAACAAGATGGGCCTCGTCAATTCCTACGCGGGCGTCATGATACCGGGGCTGGCGAGTATTTTCGGCATCTTCCTCATGCGCCAGTTCGCAATGTCGATCCCGGACAGCACCATCGAGGCGGCCCGGATCGACGGGGCCGGCGATTTTCGCATTTACCGATCGCTGATCCTCCCGATGTGCAAGCCGATCCTTATCACGCTCGCGATCTTCACGTTCATGGGGACCTGGAACGATTTCCTCTGGCCCCTGATCGTGATGACCGACGATTCCATGTACACGCTCCCCGTGGCGCTCGCCGGACTTTCGCTGGAGCATGTCCAGGACACGGAGCTGATGATGGCGGGCTCCGTGATCACTGTGGCTCCGGTGCTGATCCTCTTTGCCGCCGTGCAGAAATACTACATCAGAGGAATCATGGCGGGTGGGCTCAAGGAATAG
- a CDS encoding T9SS type A sorting domain-containing protein: MNKSLVYLLLLICLVGMITRGQAQRTDAIWARTTTDPITVDGVLDEPAWAAAESVQVNYGVNNGNPGSGWFHENGLEPPLDPTHAIVKYLVKADSLYVGVRVWDKSIGGGLFNHFDGILSNIRQRQQASRPVSPGEIFYAWVSETWADTLATSPGRPPFFGGFWGSSPYDGRPDSLSRATWYAATTVQGTLNDDSDVDTSYTMEFRINLNTFGYNVSQPEGDIVMHSLSIYDADYQWPLDTAKQSGNRVWFQCPWGNAAAYNHVRVYARPDVGLTGPVPAIGPERVIPSAGSFDSPVLDGRLDDPVWSAPNVGVLQIKYGDAAIRSAYPSTGPYRSGQFQPTVNSSQAAIQDPSLGIIKYFFKDDSLFLGFDVSDLVVQAVDQLDRWDGFRIIICQRDQLNGDNVLFPRRLSFRVGGQGAAITTVREDDLSPTAWDSLAQAVQVVMALKGGTTIDTLGIVPDSGYTAEMRVVLPKFGYPAGRGDGVLFLGAVLYDGDSFSPFTDSYGSRSWYMREGDFNDGAAWCYMDPGITVGVKETQKTTPGEFALLGNYPNPFNPSTTIKYVLPVVSDVSVEVFDILGRLVSRQLFNWQGPGTASATFNAERLGSGVYAYRVHMSAPGSKVERASFDGKMILLK, from the coding sequence ATGAACAAATCGTTGGTATATCTTCTTCTGCTGATCTGCCTTGTTGGTATGATCACACGGGGACAGGCGCAGCGGACCGATGCAATCTGGGCCCGGACCACGACCGACCCGATCACGGTCGACGGCGTACTGGACGAACCGGCCTGGGCTGCGGCGGAGTCTGTCCAGGTAAATTACGGAGTCAATAACGGCAACCCGGGCAGCGGCTGGTTTCACGAGAATGGCCTGGAACCTCCGCTGGATCCGACGCACGCGATCGTGAAATACCTTGTCAAGGCCGACAGCCTCTACGTCGGCGTCAGGGTCTGGGATAAGTCGATCGGCGGCGGGCTCTTTAACCACTTCGACGGCATTCTGTCGAACATTCGCCAGAGACAGCAAGCGAGCCGCCCCGTCTCTCCGGGTGAAATCTTCTACGCGTGGGTGAGCGAAACGTGGGCGGATACATTGGCCACGTCGCCCGGAAGACCCCCGTTCTTCGGAGGATTCTGGGGGAGTTCTCCCTATGACGGACGTCCCGATTCGCTGAGCAGGGCGACCTGGTATGCGGCGACGACGGTCCAGGGGACGCTCAATGACGACTCGGACGTCGACACGAGCTACACGATGGAATTCAGAATCAACCTCAACACCTTCGGCTACAACGTTTCCCAGCCCGAGGGCGATATCGTCATGCATAGCCTGTCGATCTACGATGCGGACTATCAATGGCCTCTCGATACTGCCAAGCAGTCGGGGAACCGCGTCTGGTTCCAGTGCCCCTGGGGAAATGCCGCCGCCTACAACCACGTGAGAGTCTACGCGCGGCCGGACGTCGGTCTGACAGGTCCTGTTCCCGCCATCGGTCCGGAACGGGTCATCCCGAGCGCCGGCAGTTTCGATTCGCCGGTCCTCGACGGACGGCTCGATGATCCGGTCTGGAGCGCCCCGAATGTCGGGGTGTTGCAGATCAAGTACGGAGACGCGGCGATCCGGTCGGCCTACCCCAGCACGGGGCCCTACCGGAGCGGCCAGTTCCAGCCGACGGTGAATAGCAGTCAGGCGGCGATTCAGGATCCGAGCCTGGGAATCATAAAGTACTTCTTCAAGGATGATTCCTTGTTCCTCGGGTTCGATGTAAGCGATCTCGTTGTCCAGGCCGTCGACCAGCTTGACCGTTGGGACGGGTTCCGCATCATCATCTGCCAGCGCGATCAGCTCAACGGCGACAACGTCCTCTTCCCGCGGCGGCTCAGCTTCAGGGTCGGGGGTCAGGGGGCGGCCATTACCACTGTGCGCGAGGACGATCTCAGTCCGACGGCATGGGATTCGCTCGCTCAGGCGGTCCAGGTGGTCATGGCGCTGAAGGGCGGAACGACGATCGATACGCTTGGTATAGTGCCCGATTCCGGTTACACCGCGGAAATGAGAGTCGTCCTGCCGAAGTTCGGGTATCCGGCGGGCCGGGGTGACGGCGTTCTCTTCCTGGGGGCAGTATTGTATGACGGGGATTCGTTCTCGCCGTTTACCGACAGCTATGGAAGCCGCTCCTGGTACATGCGGGAAGGCGACTTCAATGACGGAGCCGCATGGTGCTATATGGACCCGGGCATTACTGTCGGCGTGAAGGAGACCCAAAAGACGACGCCGGGCGAGTTCGCTCTTCTAGGCAACTATCCCAACCCGTTCAATCCGTCGACTACCATCAAATACGTGCTTCCGGTGGTGAGCGACGTTTCGGTCGAGGTGTTTGACATTCTGGGCCGGCTTGTGAGCAGGCAGCTTTTCAACTGGCAGGGTCCGGGAACGGCCTCCGCAACATTCAACGCGGAGAGGCTCGGTTCGGGGGTCTATGCGTACCGTGTCCACATGTCTGCCCCCGGTTCGAAGGTCGAACGCGCTTCATTTGACGGGAAGATGATTCTTCTTAAGTAA
- a CDS encoding sugar ABC transporter substrate-binding protein: MSAFRTIPIFVAVLALLYAAGCGSRPGTGTEIVFWAFGQEGERVASMMPAFERRNPGITVRVQMIPWNAAHEKLLTAFAGRSLPDLCQLGNTWVPEFKILNAIENLGPWVASSGSIRDSNYFPGIWDTNVVDSLLYGIPWYVDTRVLFYRTDLCARAGYSRPPRSWEEWSDLCRKLKKNSPENYGVFFSTNNEWTGQVILGLQEHSTLLKDRDTRGNFSGPEFTKGMKYFHEFFQNGWAPVKTTQIINVFQAFAAGYFASYITGPWNIGEFGRRLPDSLRDAWMTAPLPGPDGSTGLSLAGGSSLVMFRSSKHQQEVWKVIEYLSEPEQQLELYRLTGDLPARVAAWNDSSLANNKYTPAFFEQLKHVVATPKIPEWEQIAQKVREYGELISMDRMTVEEGLASLDREIDVILEKRRWLAHEE; this comes from the coding sequence ATGAGCGCCTTTCGCACAATCCCCATCTTTGTTGCTGTTCTGGCCCTGCTCTATGCCGCAGGCTGCGGATCGAGGCCCGGCACCGGCACGGAGATCGTATTCTGGGCCTTCGGCCAGGAGGGAGAGCGTGTCGCATCCATGATGCCCGCGTTTGAACGGCGAAATCCCGGCATCACCGTCCGCGTCCAGATGATCCCCTGGAATGCCGCCCATGAAAAACTTCTTACCGCCTTCGCGGGCCGGTCTCTCCCGGATCTCTGCCAGCTCGGAAACACATGGGTCCCGGAATTCAAAATTCTGAACGCGATCGAAAACCTCGGACCCTGGGTGGCGTCGAGCGGCTCGATCCGCGACTCGAATTACTTTCCGGGGATCTGGGACACGAATGTCGTCGACTCGCTCCTCTACGGCATTCCATGGTACGTCGACACACGGGTGCTCTTTTACCGGACAGACCTCTGTGCGAGAGCAGGTTATTCCAGGCCTCCGCGTTCGTGGGAGGAATGGTCGGACCTCTGCCGGAAGCTCAAGAAAAATTCTCCGGAGAACTATGGCGTCTTCTTCTCGACAAACAACGAATGGACGGGGCAGGTGATTCTCGGACTTCAGGAGCACTCGACGCTTCTCAAAGACCGGGACACTCGTGGCAACTTCAGCGGTCCGGAGTTTACAAAGGGGATGAAGTATTTTCACGAATTCTTCCAGAACGGGTGGGCCCCGGTGAAGACGACGCAGATCATCAACGTCTTCCAGGCGTTCGCCGCGGGATACTTCGCGTCGTACATCACCGGCCCCTGGAATATCGGCGAATTCGGGAGAAGGCTCCCCGACTCCCTGCGCGATGCATGGATGACGGCGCCGTTGCCCGGCCCGGACGGGTCGACCGGGCTTTCGCTTGCGGGAGGATCAAGCCTCGTCATGTTCCGGTCGTCGAAACACCAGCAGGAAGTCTGGAAGGTGATCGAGTACCTTTCCGAGCCGGAACAGCAGCTCGAGCTCTACCGGCTCACCGGAGACCTGCCGGCGCGGGTGGCGGCCTGGAACGATTCGTCGCTCGCGAACAACAAATACACCCCCGCGTTCTTCGAACAGTTGAAGCACGTCGTCGCCACTCCGAAGATCCCCGAATGGGAACAGATCGCCCAAAAGGTGAGGGAGTACGGAGAGCTGATCTCGATGGACCGGATGACGGTGGAGGAGGGGCTGGCGTCCCTGGACCGTGAGATCGACGTCATCCTTGAAAAGAGAAGGTGGCTGGCGCATGAAGAGTAA
- a CDS encoding LacI family DNA-binding transcriptional regulator codes for MNPTIRDVARKAKVSTATVSRVLNSSGAVDESTRRRVLDVASELRYTPNPIGRSLSMRKTEGIGLLLPDLHGEFFSEVIRGSDQAAQSEKYHLLVSSSHNDREELEAALRMMHGRVDGLIVMSPDIDADTLVRNLPRTLPVVLMSSSAAGGSTDSIDIDNFNGAYQLVSHLISHGHSRIAIIRGTERNCDAEERVRGYKAAMKNAKIEGSMMIEERGDFSEASGFDAMKAILERRERPTAVFSSNDSMAIGALSALFEAGFRVPEDMALGGFDDIPIARFIKPSLTSVRVRISEMGALAVERLVDAIRQKNAHTRKRIVLPTTVIARESCGCTAGSPGGSQPVLAGKIGAQ; via the coding sequence ATGAACCCCACTATCAGAGATGTCGCGAGGAAGGCGAAGGTGTCCACCGCAACTGTCTCCCGTGTGTTGAATTCGAGCGGAGCCGTCGATGAGTCGACGCGCCGCCGCGTGCTCGACGTGGCGAGCGAGCTGAGGTACACCCCCAACCCGATCGGCAGAAGCCTGAGCATGAGGAAGACCGAAGGCATCGGGCTCCTTCTGCCCGATCTCCACGGCGAGTTCTTCTCCGAAGTAATCCGGGGATCGGACCAGGCGGCCCAGAGCGAAAAGTATCACCTCCTTGTCTCGAGCTCCCACAACGACCGGGAGGAACTTGAGGCCGCTCTCCGTATGATGCACGGCCGCGTAGACGGGCTCATCGTCATGTCGCCCGATATCGACGCCGATACGCTCGTGCGCAACCTGCCCCGCACTCTTCCGGTCGTGTTGATGAGTTCCTCCGCGGCCGGCGGTTCCACCGACTCCATCGATATCGACAACTTCAACGGGGCGTATCAACTGGTGAGCCACCTCATCTCGCACGGCCACTCGAGGATCGCGATCATCCGCGGTACCGAACGCAACTGCGACGCGGAGGAGCGCGTCAGGGGATACAAGGCGGCGATGAAGAATGCGAAGATCGAGGGCTCGATGATGATTGAGGAACGGGGCGATTTCTCCGAGGCGTCGGGCTTCGACGCGATGAAAGCGATCCTTGAGCGCCGGGAACGTCCGACGGCGGTGTTTTCCTCCAACGATTCGATGGCGATCGGGGCGCTCAGCGCGCTGTTCGAGGCGGGCTTTAGGGTGCCGGAGGATATGGCGCTCGGTGGATTCGACGACATCCCCATCGCCCGGTTCATCAAACCTTCACTCACCTCCGTCAGAGTCAGGATCAGCGAAATGGGCGCCCTCGCGGTGGAACGCCTGGTCGACGCGATCCGGCAAAAGAACGCGCATACACGAAAGCGCATCGTCCTTCCGACCACCGTGATCGCCCGCGAGTCGTGCGGGTGCACCGCCGGGAGTCCCGGCGGAAGTCAGCCGGTTCTTGCCGGCAAAATCGGAGCACAGTGA
- a CDS encoding ABC transporter substrate-binding protein gives MNLRIHRMAQSLIIAAGIAALVAGAGCNPGDEKEIRIGEYSSLTGTAATFGTSTHKGASLAVEEANAGGGILGKSVKLLTEDTQSKPEEAATVVTKLITRDHVIAMVGEVASSRSLAAAPICQSNGVPMITPSSTNPKVTQVGDYIFRVCFLDDFQGSVIARYIRNSLNLTRVAVLKDVKNEYSVGLAQYFSESFRKLGGMITSEQAFSEGDNDFKAQLTALKSTNPEIIFVPGYYNEAALIVKQGRELNIALPFIGGDGWDSAKLLEIGGAAMEGTFYCNHYSTHDTREVVQNFVQKFRAKFNETPDAIAALSYDAVRILLNSIRACGSTEGPKLRDAIAATRDFDGVTGTITISPERNATKSAVILTVKDGQLMPKETIRP, from the coding sequence ATGAACCTACGGATTCACAGGATGGCACAAAGTCTGATCATCGCTGCCGGAATCGCGGCCCTCGTCGCAGGAGCCGGTTGCAACCCCGGGGATGAGAAGGAAATCCGGATCGGGGAGTATTCCTCTCTTACGGGAACCGCGGCGACGTTCGGGACCTCGACCCACAAGGGGGCGAGCCTCGCCGTCGAGGAGGCGAATGCCGGCGGCGGCATTCTCGGGAAGAGCGTCAAGCTCCTCACCGAGGATACCCAGTCGAAACCGGAGGAAGCCGCGACCGTGGTGACGAAACTGATCACGCGCGACCATGTGATCGCGATGGTGGGCGAAGTGGCTTCCAGCCGCAGCCTTGCGGCCGCGCCGATCTGTCAATCGAACGGAGTTCCTATGATCACCCCCTCCTCGACGAACCCCAAGGTGACGCAGGTCGGGGATTACATCTTCAGGGTCTGTTTCCTCGACGACTTTCAGGGCTCGGTGATCGCCCGGTATATCCGGAACAGCCTCAACCTGACTCGGGTCGCCGTCCTGAAAGACGTGAAGAACGAGTATAGCGTCGGGCTCGCCCAATACTTTTCGGAATCTTTCCGGAAGCTCGGGGGCATGATCACTTCCGAGCAGGCCTTCAGCGAAGGGGACAACGATTTCAAAGCGCAGCTCACAGCCCTCAAGTCCACGAACCCCGAAATCATCTTCGTCCCGGGCTACTACAACGAAGCGGCGTTAATCGTCAAACAGGGGCGCGAGCTCAACATCGCGCTTCCCTTTATCGGCGGGGACGGGTGGGATTCGGCCAAGCTGCTCGAAATCGGAGGAGCGGCAATGGAGGGGACATTTTATTGCAACCATTACAGCACCCACGACACGCGGGAGGTTGTTCAGAATTTTGTGCAAAAATTCCGCGCGAAGTTCAATGAGACGCCGGACGCCATAGCGGCCCTCAGCTATGACGCCGTCAGGATTCTCCTCAACTCGATCCGCGCCTGCGGATCGACCGAGGGGCCGAAACTCCGCGACGCGATCGCGGCAACCAGGGACTTTGACGGCGTAACTGGAACGATCACGATCAGCCCCGAGCGAAACGCGACGAAGTCGGCGGTGATCCTTACTGTGAAGGACGGGCAGCTGATGCCAAAGGAGACGATTCGGCCGTGA